The following is a genomic window from Anopheles aquasalis chromosome 3, idAnoAquaMG_Q_19, whole genome shotgun sequence.
CAACAATCAAACAGAAATTTGCCCGCCGATAACGCAAGAATTATCGGGACGTTGCCGGTTGTGGCCGATAATCCCCGGAATACGGAAGAGCCTGTTTTGTAAaccatcggaatcggaacgcACGAATCGAGGGAATTACGTGAATGAACCACAGCATCCGGTCGCTGCACATCGCAATCACATCCGTGCTTCTACAACAGCACGGCCGCCGTTCATGGTGTTCCGCCGCGAGAATCCGACATGTCCAACCCAAAAACTACACAATGAACGCCAAGGGAACATCGGTACCCGCCGGTCCTGATCAGTGTCACAGAGCGCAACGGCCACCTGTTGCCTATCAGGACGCTAATCGTCGATGGCAACAGATCAAGAACGAACAGGACAGTTCTTACGATGAGACAACACCGACCAAGCGGAAGAAGCGTAAAGAAAGTTTCGAGTTTACGCTGATGAGCTACAACATTCTGGCGCAGGATTTGCTCGACGGTCACCTGATGGAGCTGTACCGCAATCACGATCCGAGATCGCTGCCATGGCAACAGCGGTTGAAACGGTTGCTCACCGAGATCCACCACATCCGACCGGACGTCCTCTGTGTGCAGGAGCTCCAGCAAAACCACATCAAGCGATTTGCCAATGGATTGGCCGATTTCCGGTACGAGATGCTGTACAAGAAGCGTACCGGTGGCGTGAAAACCGATGGCTGTGCCGTGTTCTTTCGGAGCGATCTGTTCGAGCTGATCGACCATCACGAGGTGGAGTTCTTTCAACCGAAGGTTAACGTAAGTAGGCGCAACCGGCGTGAGAAACCAGTGGAACGGGACACTAACATTGCGTGCTTTCGCGATTGTAGAAACTAAACCGGGACAATGTGGCCATCATCGCGAAGCTGGCATTAAAGCATAGCCCACAGACGAGGCTCGTCGTGTCGACGACGCATCTGCTGTTCAATCCATCCCGACAGGATGTACGATTGGCCCAGATACAGGTACTGCTGGCCGAGCTCGATCGGTTCTCGTACAGTGGccaaacggtgaacggtgttCCGCAGTACGATCCCGTGCTGCTCTGTGGTGACTTTAATCTGCAACCCTTCACCGCCCCGTACcggctgatgatgaaaggATCACTGCGCTACGATCAACTTGCGTCCCGTACGCTAGAATGCCAGAACCAAGAGGAGCAGCATTGCCGTGAGCCTACCGGCAAGCTATTTCTACCCCGTTGGCTGGGTATTACCGATCGCTGCCAGCACGAGGGGCTGAAAGATCGTGAGACGACTCATCCGAACATGGTGCCACCATCTGACCGGACACGGGTAACCACAGTACCTTGAATTGAGTATCATCAAAGGAGCCCAGCAAGTGATGCATTTCtttccggggttttttttttgcagctccATCACTCCACAAAGTCTACCGAACAACCCGAAGATCCTGCAGCACAGGCGGCCCATGAACCACCGAGTGACGAATTTTCCTCCGGCACGCTTAACCACCATTTCGTGTTCCACTCGGCGTACCATCACGGGAAGGAAGCGGAGATATCGAACGAGAACAACCCGACCGCCACCACGTTCCAGGAACGTTGGATCACGGTGGACTATCTGCTCTACACACCGTTCCGCTCGATTGCCGAGTGCTGCCCATCGCTTCCGAACTGGAACCTCGAGCTGCTCGCTACGTACAGTCTGCCAACGGTAGCGCAGTGCCGGCGGTACATCCGCCACATCCCGAGCCGTTTCTACGGTTCGGATCACTTCTCACTAGCCGGCCGCTTTCGGTTAACCACACCGGCTACGGAGCAGAATGATCAACAGCGTTAGCCTTGCCTTATCGGTTGCGGATGTGTTTTCACTGTTAATCCAAGCAACCCAGTTGCCCTCCCCAAAGACATCAAATGTACGACAAGCAAGAGCGCGGGCTATAAAAGATTTCCAATGATCCTGACCATTACAATCGCTCGATCTAGGAGCCTTTTTTCATTCGAACTCGAACGAAATGTTCACCGAAAGTTAAGATAAAATGTAAGGCATACATTTATTTTCAGTCCTGATGATTGCGCTTGAGCGATAAAAACGAAACCCCTCCTCCATGCTGGAAATAACGGTGGCAGTCCTgtgcgctgctgtttgtgGTGGCAAAAGGGCCACCTGCAATACTGATACGAATACGGaatgttttgttctgttttaaAATGCAGTTCGACACTCATCGCCGGCCCCTCCAAGCGGTtccggtgtgttggtggcgcgATATCATAAACTGTTCGCTTCCTCGCTGGCGGGCGAAGTAACACCGACCTCCCGATTCTCGTACGCCCAAAACTTGTGAAACTCGATCAGGATGGAAACGACCGTTTCACCGTGACCACAGCTGATCAGATCTTTCAGCGTGATGCGTGTCGGATCGGCCGGTTTCACCATATCGAAGATTTCGTCCTTCACATCCTCGAAGTTGATCGGTTCGGCCCGGTGCACCGACAGCTCGTCCTGGATGCCCTTGAAGAAGTAATTCAACGTGAACGCCGTCAGATACCCCTTATGCTCCACATCCAGGATGCGAAAGAGGTAGTGCAGGCTCTGCGGTTCCGCACGATTCTCCAGGGCCAGCACAAAGTCGAGATAAGTTTTGTAATCCATCTCCCCATCGTACGTCAGGCACTCGGCAAAGACACGCTCGAGAAAGATGGGCGTTAACGTACCGGACCCATACCCGATCAGTTCCTTCTTGCTCAGCATCCCGTTGTGGTCCTTGTCGAGATTCAGATAGTGGCCGTACACACTGAGGGCGGATGGTGCCGAGAACCAGTTCAGCTCCTGCGCATCCTTCGAGATCTCTTCGTCGCGCAGCTCGAGCAGATCGTCCAGGAAGCTGCACGTCAGTATGTCCCGGATACGGATCCGGCCCGTTCGCAGTGGatcgagaaagaagaaaaacttgCGCACCGTCGTGCAGACGTAGAAACTGTGGAACGACCGCTCCAACCCCTCCAGCTGCGGGAACGTCGGAATGAGCTCGAGAATGTACGACTCCATGTCGGACTCGCTCAGATAACCCTGGCCGGTGTAATCGTACAGCGAAAGGCCGATCCGTGTCTGCTGTAGCCACACCTTACGCATCGCATAATTGAACAGTGCCATCACGCTGATCTTCCCCGGATACCCGCTGGAGGCTAGAAGCCGCGCAAAGGTCGTCGCCGTGAGAAACCGCTTAAACTTGTCGCCCGCCAGATTGGCCACCTTGCAGTAGCTCTCGTAGTTAATGAACTGTTCCTCATCCAACGCCGGCGGTGTGTGGTGCTTCTCGAGCAAACTCCACAGCAACTTGAACTCATTATTATCCAGCAGCTCCTTGCTGCGTTTCTGCAGAAACAGCGTCCGAGCTTCTTCGCGCAACTTTTGCGCCAACGAATCCGCACTCTTCGGCAGCTCAAAGTGAAACTTGGGAATGTAGCGATACGAATCGTCGCGCGTCCGCTGGCTGGAGGATGTGGGTTccgcgttgctgttgctgctcccgtCGGACAGCTCGGCGCGGTACTTCCGGAACAGGATATCCTCGATCTCGTCGTCCGATAACGGTTCCTGTCGTACCCCTAAACCTCGTACGTTTTAGGGAGAGCAagtaaatgaatgaaatgtccccgatcgatcgctgcacCACCGAGCTTACCATTCTGGGCTGCGCTGTCCAATTTCGCGAGCAGCATTTCGCGAAAATCACCCATTTTTAGctccgatttcgattccgggccgatttttgtttatttggatttgttttgttatttttgtttgtgcccATGTAGCAGATATTTGTGTGCGGCGTATTGTTTAAATTGCGGTGTAACGGGTTTCGtttaaattcattcaaacTGGTACAGCGTTTCGCCACGTGACTTGCACGCGGATATTAACCGAGTGATAGTTGTTTTACGCCTTCTTCATCATTAGAAGCCAGCAACTTGCTTGCTCGATTACTTACCATTAAACACTACTATCCGTAACAGACTGCGTAGATTGCGGGAAATAGATTCCTTCGAGGATTGCTCAACAGTCAAAGATTCGATCAAAGCGAACAGAAGCCATGTATGCGATCGTACGTGCCATTTATTGCaataaatcagttttccatttcacaatCATCTTCCGCATGTTCCATCGGTTTTCTCGATACTACACAAATCCTGCTCACGATATAatcgcgtgctgctgctcactgctGGCTCCCTCGCTTTTTTTATAACTTTCACCCCTTGTTTCCTGCTGTCCATGCTGGCAAATTGGGAACAGAACATCACAAAAACCGTTCTCAACAACCATCAAACCCACGATCCAAATGCAAATGATCCAACTGTGGTCCAACGGAGGActttttggatgttttttatCATTCAGTGTAATCAACGATatcttttgtttaatttttggaTTCTGTATGAACGCGATTACAGGATTTGGAACGGTTTTGGCCGCCTCACTCAGTGCCTACAAGATGGTGCTGTTTCGAGTAATGCGGTCGCATGTTCCTTTAGTGGCCCTTAAAATGGTTTATTCCTTGCAGCAATGGGTGTTGATAATATTAATGCGCACAAACAAGACAATTAtcgatgtatgtgtgcgtttgttgaGCCACGCGTTTGTTTCTGCTAATCGCGATCGAGCACGATCGCAACTTACAACCACATTTAGTTCGCtccaaatgaaatggaaatttaaatgTTATGACCTCCATCTACGTCTCGTACGAGAATTTACGTCGCGATTAGACTTGAACACTCAATCCGTAATCATTCCTCCTTACGACAAGACTAGGGAGCggataaatataaatatactTTATGCGCACACATCCTGCTGTCCCGCTGCTTCGCATTTCTTCAAGTTTCTGCTTGCCCGTCCGATCCGGTTGGCTCATTTTTGTCGCATCGCGTAAGTTCTGCTACCAATAAATATCTGGTAAAGTGATTTACGTTCCGATAAATATGCGTTTTGTTTagctgtttctttttttttttggtttcatttttaaatagtTCCGTGACGCTGCGTCAACGTAGTACTAGTAGTTCGCACATCAatgtcctctctctccctctcccggtTGGATATAGGCTTATAGTGGGCTTCTTAGCCGCCGCTTCATGGGGCGCCATCATCAGCCTGCTCATAGATGTGTTTAATCGTTATTCCAATAATTTGCGCGTTCGCTTATGCTATTTATatgctctttttttattagtaTTATTTTGGTTGACTTCCGTCTTCTTCTCTGGAGAAAAGACAGCGTGCTTTAGGTGATGAGCTTAGACACGTTCCACTCTCCAAATGCCAGTGagacgacaatgatgatgatcatgctgCGTTTTATGTGTAATGTATATGGGTTGATTTCTCTATCTCGATGGTTGGATCGATGGAATCGATGCTTTACTAAATTTCTTGGTCGTGGCCATTACCGTTCAACGGGATAAGTTCGTGAACGAACCGGTATGCTAAATACTCGCTCCCTCGCCTCCTCTGTCTCCCTATCGGAACAGCTTTTAAATTGCCAAATCAAACCGACTCGATTCGGAGCCGGACATTTTCAAGTGAAGGAACTCAAATCAAGGTGATTCAATTCTGTTGAATTAAAGGACAAGCCAACAAGAATCAGGCTTCTGCTACTTGTTTATGGTCAtggatttttcaaaatattccGAAATCAGGTTCTATATCTTCATTTTGAGCTGATACTGAGTAtgatatgtgtgtgtttttgggtgaaTGCGATTGTATTTGTGCGTTCCTTCAAGCAGTATGAGggatgtatgtatgtgtgtctgtatgtgtgtccctAGGAAAGCTAAAGGAGTTAAATCTCTGGAGTAAATAAtcttttttcccattcctGTTATAGGTTCTTAAAGATGGCGGCCACGAGTAACGCTAATGCAGATGCTGATAGAAAACGATGCCGTACCGCCTACTGAGATTGGATGGATCATGgccttgatgatgatcgccgatgatgatgctgatgatgatggtggtgctcgtaAGGGATGGGTGAGTGGGTGATGATTCTTAATGGGTGCAAATctgatgagttttttttttgttgctgatgttggttggtgcatcATCGTAGTAACGTGTGCCACGCCGTACAAAAATTATGCCAcacgtgcgagtgtgtgctgaTGAAATCACACAAAGCAGAAGCCATGCTGAATATTCCTATAGCCCGCAGGTGCACTGTGCACCTTGCCTGCCATTATCTTTGCTAGACTGCAATGCGAACGAACAGGGGCATAATTTGGAAAAAACGAGACCTGCTGATCCCACGCTATATGGCGCTCCCAGGTACcgccgcatcgatcgatcgatcgtgaggAGTGTGACGATGGTCGAGCGGTGCCAAAAACCGGGGGCCATGAAGGCTAcgagaaaaatgcaaatgtaaCGCGCGTTCTATCTGTGCTCTGTTCTGCAATCTAACACATTTGCAAACTATTCAATTCAACTTTTCTCACTAATTAGCTAATCCACTAATCATCTGCTCTTCCTCAATCTGCTCCCATTTCGTGCTAGAAGATTTGCTGCCCAAAAAGACTGACTGATTCACACCTTTGACTGCTGCGCTCTCGATGGAggttgtcggttggttggtacgttggttggttggtttggttggctggttgatGCATACCCATTACATGCCCATCATtccgtttgtgtttgcgtCACTGTTCTCGTCCGCATTTTGTCTTGAGCGTGAGCATTTTGCTGTTGATGCGATTTGCCCTTCCACCGATGATGTCGACTTGATTTCCATCCCATCTCTTTCCTCTGCCTAGAAGACTACTTTCGATTGCGACCAACATCTGATCAACGTTTGCTTCGTCCCACCGTGCTAAGAATGCTTATTtgcaaagagagcgaaagaagcTGCTTTCTTGCTtgtttcgaacaaaaaaaaaacatctcatAAAcaagtttgttgtttttgggaatcATTGCGAGCCCATCGCAAGGAAAGGGATCGCGGTACGCAATTGCGGCCTAATTGATCAAAATCCCAACGAAATGTTGCCGACAAACGGTCACCCGCCTAA
Proteins encoded in this region:
- the LOC126577688 gene encoding protein angel homolog 2 yields the protein MNHSIRSLHIAITSVLLQQHGRRSWCSAARIRHVQPKNYTMNAKGTSVPAGPDQCHRAQRPPVAYQDANRRWQQIKNEQDSSYDETTPTKRKKRKESFEFTLMSYNILAQDLLDGHLMELYRNHDPRSLPWQQRLKRLLTEIHHIRPDVLCVQELQQNHIKRFANGLADFRYEMLYKKRTGGVKTDGCAVFFRSDLFELIDHHEVEFFQPKVNKLNRDNVAIIAKLALKHSPQTRLVVSTTHLLFNPSRQDVRLAQIQVLLAELDRFSYSGQTVNGVPQYDPVLLCGDFNLQPFTAPYRLMMKGSLRYDQLASRTLECQNQEEQHCREPTGKLFLPRWLGITDRCQHEGLKDRETTHPNMVPPSDRTRLHHSTKSTEQPEDPAAQAAHEPPSDEFSSGTLNHHFVFHSAYHHGKEAEISNENNPTATTFQERWITVDYLLYTPFRSIAECCPSLPNWNLELLATYSLPTVAQCRRYIRHIPSRFYGSDHFSLAGRFRLTTPATEQNDQQR
- the LOC126577689 gene encoding serine/threonine-protein phosphatase 2A regulatory subunit B'' subunit gamma-like encodes the protein MGDFREMLLAKLDSAAQNGVRQEPLSDDEIEDILFRKYRAELSDGSSNSNAEPTSSSQRTRDDSYRYIPKFHFELPKSADSLAQKLREEARTLFLQKRSKELLDNNEFKLLWSLLEKHHTPPALDEEQFINYESYCKVANLAGDKFKRFLTATTFARLLASSGYPGKISVMALFNYAMRKVWLQQTRIGLSLYDYTGQGYLSESDMESYILELIPTFPQLEGLERSFHSFYVCTTVRKFFFFLDPLRTGRIRIRDILTCSFLDDLLELRDEEISKDAQELNWFSAPSALSVYGHYLNLDKDHNGMLSKKELIGYGSGTLTPIFLERVFAECLTYDGEMDYKTYLDFVLALENRAEPQSLHYLFRILDVEHKGYLTAFTLNYFFKGIQDELSVHRAEPINFEDVKDEIFDMVKPADPTRITLKDLISCGHGETVVSILIEFHKFWAYENREVGVTSPASEEANSL